Proteins found in one Quercus robur chromosome 2, dhQueRobu3.1, whole genome shotgun sequence genomic segment:
- the LOC126712863 gene encoding uncharacterized protein LOC126712863, whose protein sequence is MMARDEWMRAAMTDDMVVVQLLVRLKQSQAASSSSSLKSPPRAVVPLRWGIRHPRSRSATLRCDGAVSRRKDADSTRCSPTTPLSWSGGASPSATADDSTSFHTSLSYAATARSKGTATNESTATKRTRRKKTFAELKEEESSLLNERIQLNKELETLRATFKEQSARNESFKKMKLDLGLHSAMNLSASQRVGSSTLTVQDTNDNRPQLDSCEADKAASADCSNLMLPDLNMMPTEEDSGSETLYGMS, encoded by the exons ATGATGGCGAGGGACGAGTGGATGAGAGCGGCGATGACCGACGACATGGTTGTGGTCCAGCTCCTGGTGCGGTTGAAGCAGTCACAAGCGGCGTCGTCTTCTTCTTCGCTCAAATCTCCGCCTAGAGCTGTGGTTCCGCTTCGGTGGGGGATAAGGCATCCGCGTTCCAGGTCAGCAACGTTGAGATGCGACGGCGCCGTTTCACGGAGGAAGGATGCTGATTCCACGAGATGCAGCCCTACCACTCCTCTCTCTTGGAGCGGTGGCGCCTCCCCTTCCGCCACCGCCGATGACTCCACCAGCTTCCACACCTCTCTCTCTTACGCCGCCACCGCCAGATCCAAG GGTACTGCTACAAATGAATCCACCGCTACCAAGAggacaagaagaaaaaag ACATTTGCTGAACTCAAAGAGGAGGAGAGTTCTCTGTTGAATGAAAGGATACAATTGAATAAG GAGCTAGAAACATTGCGTGCAACTTTTAAGGAACAGAGTGCCAGGAACGAGAGctttaagaaaatgaag CTTGATTTGGGTTTGCATTCTGCAATGAATCTGAGTGCAAGCCAGAGAGTAGGCTCTTCAACCTTAACGGTACAAGACACGAATGATAATCGGCCGCAATTAGATTCCTGCGAGGCAGACAAGGCTGCCTCCGCCGACTGTAGTAACTTAATGCTTCCTGATCTAAATATGATGCCAACTGAGGAGGATTCTGGCTCAGAAACTTTATATGGGATGAGCTAG